From the Solanum pennellii chromosome 4, SPENNV200 genome, one window contains:
- the LOC107016110 gene encoding protein OSB1, mitochondrial-like: protein MAAAACSSAVFKRAASTAAQILRHQHFSSAAAAAGIHRPGDFYCDDSEGEESAVYQHTLKFQRPSTIKQLQLLHNSVSLIGKIDYPFKRVNTKNGSFGVHTLLSVSGSSQSRPSFKVMLKMWDEMAEVSMEHLKSNDLVYVWGHLGSYIKTDENGKHKMRYQVDVKEINFVTPDVQALATPEFQKKESRGEDELENYRNRIQLWQIFFASPFEWMDFRKSKVNPKYPDFKNRDTGEVLWLRTDDPPWIKRQLDILDSRFSYESF from the exons ATGGCAGCAGCCGCCTGTTCCTCCGCCGTATTCAAACGGGCAGCTTCAACCGCCGCCCAAATTCTCCGACACCAGCACTTCTCCTCAGCGGCGGCGGCAGCGGGGATTCACCGGCCGGGGGATTTCTACTGTGACGATAGTGAAGGCGAAGAAAGTGCAGTGTATCAGCACACCCTCAAATTTCAACGCCCATCAACGATAAAACAACTTCAGCTTCTCCATAACTCCGTCAGTCTCATAGGAAAAATTGATTACCCATTCAAAAGAGTTAACACTAAAAACGGCTCTTTTGGGGTTCATACTTTACTCAGTGTCTCCGGTTCTTCTCAATCCCGTCCATCTTTTAA AGTTATGTTGAAGATGTGGGATGAAATGGCGGAAGTGTCAATGGAGCATTTGAAATCAAATGACCTGGTATATGTTTGGGGTCATTTGGGATCATACATCAAGACTGATGAGAATGGTAAACATAAGATGAGATACCAG GTAGATGTGAAGGAAATAAATTTCGTGACTCCAGATGTTCAAGCCTTAGCAACCCCAGAATTTCAGAAGAAAGAATCAAGAG GTGAAGATGAATTGGAGAACTACAGGAACCGGATCCAATTGTGGCAAATTTTCTTCGCTAGCCCTTTTGAATGGATGGACTTCAGGAAGAGTAAAGTCAATCCTAAATACCCCGACTTTAAGAACAGAGATACTGGTGAAGTTCTCTGGCTCAGGACAGATGATCCACCATGGATAAAAAGACAGTTGGATATCCTAGATTCAAGATTTTCTTACGAAAGTTTCTAA